The Chryseobacterium aureum genome contains a region encoding:
- a CDS encoding DUF6263 family protein yields MKNIAALALISSIALVSCKKETAKITKLDPKTGKTVTVEVPADSVAKVAENPAIKDSAGVIKQTFKLEKGKTYPLTTYQRDVKTMTDPQGKSITATSESTDEMNFVVNDIKGDVYDMTLNLVAKRNSQSAQGKTVVVDTKLPIPKEDDLKMIWNVNKALTGNKLAMKMDTKGNVISITGFDAVYAKVGTAVGTLIKDANQKASVVASLKESFNEKVLKDQFHKNLMIIPKKGVKIGEKWSTSENADPSGNVKVTSNYVMKSLGNGSAEIAVTGGIPKKTEKKAQGPITHSLSSELVQNGTIKFDESTGWITNQNINVKATQVETISDGKQSQSMKSVSNSSVMVNPSAK; encoded by the coding sequence ATGAAGAACATTGCAGCGCTTGCGCTTATATCATCAATAGCTCTTGTATCTTGTAAAAAAGAAACAGCAAAAATAACGAAACTAGATCCTAAAACCGGAAAAACAGTAACGGTAGAAGTACCTGCTGATTCTGTAGCGAAAGTTGCAGAAAACCCTGCAATCAAAGATTCTGCGGGTGTTATTAAACAGACTTTTAAGCTTGAAAAAGGTAAGACTTATCCTCTTACAACCTACCAGAGAGATGTAAAAACGATGACGGACCCTCAGGGAAAATCCATCACTGCAACCAGTGAATCTACAGATGAGATGAATTTCGTGGTTAATGATATTAAAGGAGATGTATATGACATGACCCTTAATCTTGTTGCGAAGAGAAATTCTCAGTCTGCACAAGGGAAAACAGTAGTGGTAGACACAAAGTTACCGATTCCTAAGGAAGATGATCTTAAAATGATCTGGAACGTCAACAAAGCACTTACAGGAAATAAACTGGCCATGAAAATGGATACAAAAGGTAATGTTATTTCTATCACAGGATTTGATGCTGTGTACGCTAAGGTAGGAACTGCTGTAGGGACTCTTATCAAAGATGCCAATCAGAAAGCCAGCGTAGTGGCAAGCCTTAAGGAATCTTTCAATGAGAAAGTATTGAAAGATCAGTTCCATAAAAACCTGATGATTATTCCTAAAAAAGGAGTGAAAATTGGAGAAAAATGGTCAACTTCTGAAAATGCAGATCCAAGCGGAAATGTAAAAGTAACCTCCAATTATGTGATGAAAAGCTTAGGAAACGGATCCGCAGAAATAGCAGTAACGGGAGGAATTCCTAAGAAAACCGAAAAGAAAGCTCAGGGGCCTATCACCCATAGCCTGAGCAGTGAACTGGTTCAGAACGGAACCATTAAGTTTGACGAAAGCACAGGATGGATTACCAACCAGAATATCAATGTAAAAGCAACACAAGTAGAAACCATTTCAGACGGAAAACAGTCCCAATCTATGAAAAGCGTTTCAAACTCTTCTGTAATGGTAAACCCATCTGCTAAATAA